A window from Mya arenaria isolate MELC-2E11 chromosome 9, ASM2691426v1 encodes these proteins:
- the LOC128246554 gene encoding organic anion transporter 3-like has translation MGGNGEQVEVDRIWTSLGPWGRYQIKQYISYCLICISWVIHQLTIVFIGYRPNFHCKAGLNDSLIANKTGAIFEYGECKVERYENTSTGMVKTTSECQHGWTYDIPTDQSFVSEWDFVCEKEELAEMTQLLLFVGMIIGTCFFPTMSDRFGRKPVMVFSHICLFAIVLATSFSPNYTTFVVLRILTGAVTQGALSGTTLASETFPKECRHLTEVFALVVWTSSICIMSPIAYALRNVSWRYLQITFALMSAWSLLQWWFLDESLRWLIANGKMDQARKIIRKACRYNRKDYHTVLKDSGLDEGGDEHVRLSKDGGALQLDAIAAPTPIPDVFVEKYTICDMFKNKMIRNVSFIIWYTWIVDSLVYYGLYMISSDLYGDRYINFFLSALIEYPASVFEYFALVKIGRKWTCVICHSVAAIALIVATAFRYSADGHEGMMVAGTAFTLIGKMGITGAFSSAFVVTPELYPTNLRNTGLGAASLMGKIGAMIAPFSRNASHKIRWLPGAVYAVLCIFVVFLFAFVPETNGVELPQTVDELAAWYRVNKFELKMGKNRNAKKIAQQKLRQNSATYDDSL, from the exons ATGGGTGGCAACGGGGAGCAGGTGGAGGTTGACCGGATATGGACGAGCCTTGGACCGTGGGGCCGCTACCAGATCAAACAGTACATCTCATATTGTCTCATCTGTATCTCCTGGGTCATACACCAACTCACCATTGTCTTTATAG GTTACCGACCCAATTTTCACTGCAAGGCGGGCCTGAACGACTCGCTGATAGCGAACAAGACGGGAGCCATCTTCGAATATGGGGAATGCAAGGTAGAAAG ATACGAAAACACGAGTACTGGGATGGTGAAAACCACGTCAGAATGCCAGCACGGTTGGACGTATGACATACCAACCGACCAATCCTTTGTCTCTGAG tGGGATTTCGTATGCGAGAAGGAGGAACTTGCGGAGATGACTCAGCTACTACTCTTCGTCGGAATGATTATTGGCACGTGCTTTTTCCCCACAATGTCTG ACCGTTTCGGCCGAAAGCCGGTAATGGTATTTAGTCATATATGTCTGTTTGCAATCGTTCTGGCGACGTCGTTCAGCCCCAACTACACGACATTCGTCGTCCTACGCATTCTTACCGGCGCCGTCACTCAG GGGGCGCTGTCGGGAACGACGTTGGCATCGGAGACGTTTCCCAAGGAATGCCGTCACCTGACGGAAGTGTTTGCACTGGTCGTATGGACAAGCAGCATCTGCATAATGTCTCCAATTGCGTACGCGCTACGTAATGTATCGTGGCGCTACCTCCAGATTACGTTCGCCCTGATGAGCGCATGGTCACTGTTACAGTGGTG GTTTCTTGACGAGTCCTTGCGGTGGCTTATTGCCAACGGGAAGATGGACCAGGCGCGTAAGATCATCAGGAAGGCGTGCAGGTACAACCGGAAGGATTACCATACAGTTCTAAAG GATTCTGGACTGGACGAAGGCGGGGATGAGCACGTGCGACTTAGCAAAGATGGTGGCGCCCTGCAACTGGATGCCATAGCCGCTCCCACTCCGATACCGGACGTGTTCGTGGAAAAATACACTATCTGTGATATGTTCAAGAACAAGATGATCCGAAATGTCTCTTTTATTATATGGTACACATG GATTGTTGACAGTCTGGTGTATTACGGTCTTTACATGATATCGTCAGATTTGTACGGTGATCGCTACATCAACTTTTTCCTCAGCGCCCTCATCGAGTACCCCGCCAGCGTGTTCGAGTACTTCGCACTAGTCAA AATCGGACGGAAGTGGACATGTGTGATCTGCCATAGCGTTGCCGCCATTGCCCTCATCGTTGCCACCGCCTTCCGATACAGCGCAG ATGGGCATGAGGGTATGATGGTAGCGGGGACGGCATTCACGCTGATCGGCAAGATGGGCATCACGGGCGCCTTCAGCTCCGCCTTCGTTGTTACCCCTGAACTTTACCCGACCAACCTCAG aaacacGGGCCTCGGCGCCGCGTCCTTAATGGGCAAGATCGGGGCAATGATCGCACCATTCTCCAGAAATGCG TCGCACAAGATTCGCTGGCTACCGGGTGCGGTATATGCGGTGCTGTGTATATTTGTGGTCTTCCTGTTTGCCTTCGTACCGGAAACAAACGGCGTTGAGCTCCCGCAGACGGTGGATGAGTTGGCAGCCTGGTACCGCGTAAACAA ATTCGAGTTGAAGATGGGTAAAAACCGAAACGCGAAGAAAATAGCCCAGCAGAAGTTGAGGCAGAACTCGGCGACGTACGATGATAGTCTTTAG
- the LOC128245944 gene encoding solute carrier family 22 member 6-A-like, translating into MSGDGKQVEVDRIWTNLGPWSRYQIKQYLIYGLVIVSLAFHTPAIVFICYRPNFHCKAGMNETGARFEYGECKWDFVCEKEDLAEMTQLLLLVGMMIGNCFFPTMSDRFGRKPVLVFSHICMFAFVLATSFSPNYTTFVFLCTLTGAVTQDSGLDEGGDERVRLSKDGGDLQLDALAAPTPAPDVFVEKYTICDMLKNTMVRNVSFKIYYTCALIEYPAGVFELFALVKIGRKWTCVICHGVAAIALIVATAFRYSADGHEGMMVAGTAFTLIGKMGITGAYNTLWVVTPELYPTNLRNTGFGAAWSYKIRWMPGAIYAVMCIFVVFLFAFVPETHGVEVPQTVDELTVWYRVNKFEMKIGKNRNAKKDRAGEFEEELRDVQ; encoded by the exons ATGAGTGGCGACGGGAAGCAGGTAGAGGTGGACCGGATATGGACGAACCTGGGACCGTGGAGCCGCTACCAGATCAAACAGTACCTCATATATGGTCTCGTCATTGTCTCCTTGGCCTTTCATACTCCCGCCATTgtctttatat GCTACAGACCCAATTTTCACTGCAAGGCGGGCATGAACGAGACGGGAGCCAGGTTCGAATACGGGGAATGCAAG TGGGATTTCGTTTGCGAGAAGGAAGATCTTGCGGAGATGACCCAACTGCTGCTCTTGGTCGGAATGATGATTGGGAACTGCTTCTTCCCCACAATGTCTG ACCGTTTCGGCAGAAAGCCGGTGTTAGTATTTAGTCATATATGTATGTTTGCATTCGTTCTGGCAACGTCGTTTAGCCCCAACTACACGACCTTCGTCTTCCTATGCACTCTCACCGGCGCCGTCACTCAG GATTCTGGACTGGACGAAGGCGGGGATGAGCGCGTTCGACTTAGCAAAGATGGTGGCGACCTGCAGCTGGATGCCCTGGCCGCTCCCACTCCGGCACCTGACGTGTTCGTGGAGAAATACACTATATGTGATATGTTAAAGAACACGATGGTCCGAAATGTctcctttaaaatatattacacatg TGCCCTCATCGAGTACCCCGCCGGGGTCTTCGAGTTATTCGCACTAGTCAA AATCGGACGGAAGTGGACATGTGTGATCTGCCATGGCGTTGCTGCCATCGCTCTCATCGTTGCTACCGCCTTCCGCTACAGCGCAG ATGGGCATGAGGGTATGATGGTGGCGGGGACGGCATTCACGCTGATCGGCAAGATGGGCATCACGGGCGCCTACAACACCCTCTGGGTCGTTACCCCTGAACTTTACCCGACCAACCTCAG GAACACGGGCTTCGGCGCCGCGTGG TCGTACAAGATTCGCTGGATGCCGGGCGCGATATATGCGGTGATGTGTATATTTGTGGTCTTCCTGTTTGCCTtcgtaccggaaacacacggAGTTGAGGTCCCGCAGACTGTGGATGAGTTGACAGTCTGGTACCGCGTTAACAA GTTCGAGATGAAAATTGGTAAGAACCGAAACGCGAAAAAAGACCGCGCGGGAGAATTTGAAGAAGAACTCAGAGACGTACAATGA